A stretch of Suncus etruscus isolate mSunEtr1 chromosome 9, mSunEtr1.pri.cur, whole genome shotgun sequence DNA encodes these proteins:
- the DGKZ gene encoding diacylglycerol kinase zeta isoform X5, translating into MHLPKQVSYRKAIAKSGLQHLALPPPATGAPCPEPARQIRSTVDWSESATNGEHIWFETNVSGEFCYVGEQYCVAKTLQKSVSRRKCAACKIVVHTPCIEQLEKINFRCKPSFRESGSRNVREPTFVRHHWVHRRRQDGKCRHCGKGFQQKFTFHSKEIVAISCSWCKQAYHSKVSCFMLQHIEEPCSLGAHAALVVPPTWVLRARRPQNTLKASKKKKRASFKRKSSKKGPEEGRWRPFIIRPTPSPLMKPLLVFVNPKSGGNQGAKIIQSFLWYLNPRQVFDLSQGGPKEALEMYRKVHNLRILACGGDGTVGWILSTLDQLRLKPPPPVAILPLGTGNDLARTLNWGGGYTDEPVSKILSHVEEGNVVRLDRWDLQAEPNPEAGPEERDEGATDRLPLDVFNNYFSLGFDAHVTLEFHESREANPEKFNSRFRNKMFYAGTAFSDFLMGSSKDLAKHIRVVCDGVDLTPKIQDLKPQCIVFLNIPRYCAGTMPWGHPGEHQDFEPQRHDDGYLEVIGFTMTSLAALQVGGHGERLTQCREVLLTTGKAIPVQVDGEPCRLAASRIRIALRNQATMVQKAKRRSTAPLRSDQQPVPEQLRIQVSRVSMHDYEALHYDKEQLKEASVPLGTVVVPGDSDLELCRTHIERLQQEPEGAGAKSPMCQKLSPKWCFLDATTASRFYRIDRAQEHLNYVTEIAQDEIYILDPELLGASAQTDLPTPTSPLPTSPCSPTPRSGPGGDTPPRGEELVEAAQRNDFCKLQELHRAGGDLLHRDAHGRTLLHHAVSNGCKEVVRYLLDHAPTEILDAVEENGETCLHQAAALGQRTICHYIVEAGASLMKTDQQGDTPRQRAEKAQDTELAAYLEKRQHYQMVQREDQETAV; encoded by the exons GAAAGCCATCGCCAAGTCGGGCCTCCAGCACCTGGCACTTCCTCCCCCTGCAACCGGCGCCCCGTGCCCTGAGCCAGCCCGGCAGATCCGGAGCACCGTGGACTGGAGT GAATCAGCCACGAATGGGGAACACATCTGGTTTGAGACCAACGTGTCGGGGGAATTCTGCTATGTCGGGGAGCAGTATTGTGTAGCCAAGACACTG CAGAAATCAGTGTCCCGGAGGAAGTGTGCAGCCTGCAAGATCGTGGTGCACACGCCCTGCATTGAGCAGCTAGAGAAG ATCAATTTCCGTTGTAAGCCATCCTTCCGGGAGTCGGGCTCCAGGAATGTCCGTGAG CCAACCTTTGTGCGGCACCACTGGGTCCACCGGCGGCGCCAAGATGGCAAGTGTCGGCACTGTGGGAAG GGCTTCCAGCAGAAGTTCACCTTCCACAGCAAAGAGATTGTGGCCATCAGCTGCTCCTGGTGCAAGCAGGCC TACCACAGCAAAGTGTCCTGCTTCATGCTGCAGCACATTGAGGAGCCCTGTTCCCTGGGTGCACATGCCGCGCTGGTGGTCCCCCCTACTTGGGTGCTCCGAGCCCGCCGGCCCCAG AACACACTCAAGGCCAGCAAGAAGAAGAAGCGGGCATCCTTCAAGAGGAAGTCGAGCAAGAAGGGGCCGGAG GAGGGTCGCTGGAGACCCTTCATCATCCGGCCCACCCCATCCCCCCTCATGAAGCCCCTGCTGGTGTTTGTGAACCCCAAGAGTGGGGGCAACCAG GGCGCTAAGATCATCCAGTCCTTCCTCTGGTATCTCAACCCCAGACAAGTCTTTGACCTTAGCCAAGGAGGCCCCAAGGAGGC GTTGGAGATGTACCGCAAAGTGCATAACCTGCGGATCCTGGCGTGTGGGGGCGACGGCACG GTGGGCTGGATCCTCTCCACACTGGACCAGCTACGCCTGAAGCCACCACCCCCTGTCGCAATCCTGCCCCTGGGCACTGGCAACGACTTGGCCCGAACCCTCAACTGGGGAGGG GGCTACACAGATGAGCCAGTATCCAAGATCCTGTCCCATGTGGAGGAGGGGAACGTGGTGCGGCTAGACCGCTGGGACCTGCAGGCGGAGCCCAACCCCGAGGCCGGGCCAGAGGAGCGAGACGAGGGTGCCACCGACCGG CTGCCCCTGGACGTGTTCAACAACTACTTCAGCCTGGGCTTCGATGCCCACGTCACCCTGGAGTTCCACGAGTCTCGAG AGGCCAACCCGGAGAAATTCAACAGCCGCTTCCGCAACAAGATGTTCTATGCTGGC ACCGCCTTCTCTGACTTCCTCATGGGCAGCTCTAAGGACCTGGCCAAGCACATCCGAGTGGTG TGTGATGGGGTGGACCTAACCCCCAAGATCCAGGACCTGAAGCCCCAGTGCATCGTTTTCCTGAACATCCCCAG GTACTGTGCAGGTACCATGCCTTGGGGCCACCCTGGTGAACACCAGGACTTTGAACCCCAGCGGCACGACGACGGCTACCTCGAGGTCATCGGCTTCACTATGACGTCCCTG GCAGCACTGCAGGTGGGCGGACACGGGGAGAGGCTGACGCAGTGCCGGGAGGTGCTGCTCACCACAGGCAAGGCCATCCCGGTGCAGGTGGACGGCGAGCCCTGCCGCCTGGCGGCCTCCCGCATCCGCATTGCCCTGCGGAACCAGGCCACCATGGTGCAGAAGGCCAAGCGGCGCAGCACGGCACCCCTGCGCAGCGA CCAGCAGCCGGTGCCGGAGCAGCTGCGGATCCAGGTGAGCCGTGTGAGCATGCATGACTATGAAGCACTGCACTATGACAAGGAGCAGCTCAAGGAGGCCT CTGTGCCCCTGGGCACCGTGGTGGTCCCTGGAGACAGCGACCTGGAGCTCTGCCGCACCCACATTGAGAGGCTCCAGCAG GAGCCCGAAGGAGCTGGAGCCAAGTCTCCCATGTGCCAGAAGCTGTCCCCCAAGTGGTGCTTCCTGGATG CCACCACCGCCAGCCGCTTCTACAGGATCGATCGGGCACAG GAACACCTGAACTATGTGACAGAAATTGCACAGGACGAGATTTACATCCTGGACCCTGAGCTGTTGGGCGCATCCGCACAGACtgatctccccacccccacctcccccctccccacctccccctgCTCCCCAACACCCCG GTCAGGACCAGGTGGTGACACGCCCCCTAGAG GTGAGGAGCTGGTGGAGGCTGCCCAGAGGAACGACTTCTGCAAG CTCCAGGAGCTGCACCGTGCCGGTGGTGACCTCCTGCATCGCGATGCTCACGGCCGCACCCTCCTGCACCACGCGGTCAGCAACGGCTGCAAGGAGGTGGTCCGCTACCTGCTGGATCATG CCCCCACAGAGATCCTTGATGCTGTGGAGGAAAA TGGGGAGACCTGTCTGCACCAGGCTGCGGCCCTGGGCCAGCGCACCATCTGCCACTACATCGTAGAAGCTGGGGCCTCCCTCATGAAGACAGACCAGCAG GGCGACACGCCCCGGCAGCGGGCAGAGAAGGCGCAGGACACGGAGCTGGCGGCCTACCTGGAGAAGCGGCAGCACTACCAGATGGTTCAGCGTGAGGACCAGGAGACTGCAGTGTAG
- the DGKZ gene encoding diacylglycerol kinase zeta isoform X4 has protein sequence MEPRDGSPEARSSDSDSASASSSGSEHDAGPEPDKAPRRLSKRRFPGLRLFGHRKAIAKSGLQHLALPPPATGAPCPEPARQIRSTVDWSESATNGEHIWFETNVSGEFCYVGEQYCVAKTLKSVSRRKCAACKIVVHTPCIEQLEKINFRCKPSFRESGSRNVREPTFVRHHWVHRRRQDGKCRHCGKGFQQKFTFHSKEIVAISCSWCKQAYHSKVSCFMLQHIEEPCSLGAHAALVVPPTWVLRARRPQNTLKASKKKKRASFKRKSSKKGPEEGRWRPFIIRPTPSPLMKPLLVFVNPKSGGNQGAKIIQSFLWYLNPRQVFDLSQGGPKEALEMYRKVHNLRILACGGDGTVGWILSTLDQLRLKPPPPVAILPLGTGNDLARTLNWGGGYTDEPVSKILSHVEEGNVVRLDRWDLQAEPNPEAGPEERDEGATDRLPLDVFNNYFSLGFDAHVTLEFHESREANPEKFNSRFRNKMFYAGTAFSDFLMGSSKDLAKHIRVVCDGVDLTPKIQDLKPQCIVFLNIPRYCAGTMPWGHPGEHQDFEPQRHDDGYLEVIGFTMTSLAALQVGGHGERLTQCREVLLTTGKAIPVQVDGEPCRLAASRIRIALRNQATMVQKAKRRSTAPLRSDQQPVPEQLRIQVSRVSMHDYEALHYDKEQLKEASVPLGTVVVPGDSDLELCRTHIERLQQEPEGAGAKSPMCQKLSPKWCFLDATTASRFYRIDRAQEHLNYVTEIAQDEIYILDPELLGASAQTDLPTPTSPLPTSPCSPTPRSGPGGDTPPRGEELVEAAQRNDFCKLQELHRAGGDLLHRDAHGRTLLHHAVSNGCKEVVRYLLDHAPTEILDAVEENGETCLHQAAALGQRTICHYIVEAGASLMKTDQQGDTPRQRAEKAQDTELAAYLEKRQHYQMVQREDQETAV, from the exons GAAAGCCATCGCCAAGTCGGGCCTCCAGCACCTGGCACTTCCTCCCCCTGCAACCGGCGCCCCGTGCCCTGAGCCAGCCCGGCAGATCCGGAGCACCGTGGACTGGAGT GAATCAGCCACGAATGGGGAACACATCTGGTTTGAGACCAACGTGTCGGGGGAATTCTGCTATGTCGGGGAGCAGTATTGTGTAGCCAAGACACTG AAATCAGTGTCCCGGAGGAAGTGTGCAGCCTGCAAGATCGTGGTGCACACGCCCTGCATTGAGCAGCTAGAGAAG ATCAATTTCCGTTGTAAGCCATCCTTCCGGGAGTCGGGCTCCAGGAATGTCCGTGAG CCAACCTTTGTGCGGCACCACTGGGTCCACCGGCGGCGCCAAGATGGCAAGTGTCGGCACTGTGGGAAG GGCTTCCAGCAGAAGTTCACCTTCCACAGCAAAGAGATTGTGGCCATCAGCTGCTCCTGGTGCAAGCAGGCC TACCACAGCAAAGTGTCCTGCTTCATGCTGCAGCACATTGAGGAGCCCTGTTCCCTGGGTGCACATGCCGCGCTGGTGGTCCCCCCTACTTGGGTGCTCCGAGCCCGCCGGCCCCAG AACACACTCAAGGCCAGCAAGAAGAAGAAGCGGGCATCCTTCAAGAGGAAGTCGAGCAAGAAGGGGCCGGAG GAGGGTCGCTGGAGACCCTTCATCATCCGGCCCACCCCATCCCCCCTCATGAAGCCCCTGCTGGTGTTTGTGAACCCCAAGAGTGGGGGCAACCAG GGCGCTAAGATCATCCAGTCCTTCCTCTGGTATCTCAACCCCAGACAAGTCTTTGACCTTAGCCAAGGAGGCCCCAAGGAGGC GTTGGAGATGTACCGCAAAGTGCATAACCTGCGGATCCTGGCGTGTGGGGGCGACGGCACG GTGGGCTGGATCCTCTCCACACTGGACCAGCTACGCCTGAAGCCACCACCCCCTGTCGCAATCCTGCCCCTGGGCACTGGCAACGACTTGGCCCGAACCCTCAACTGGGGAGGG GGCTACACAGATGAGCCAGTATCCAAGATCCTGTCCCATGTGGAGGAGGGGAACGTGGTGCGGCTAGACCGCTGGGACCTGCAGGCGGAGCCCAACCCCGAGGCCGGGCCAGAGGAGCGAGACGAGGGTGCCACCGACCGG CTGCCCCTGGACGTGTTCAACAACTACTTCAGCCTGGGCTTCGATGCCCACGTCACCCTGGAGTTCCACGAGTCTCGAG AGGCCAACCCGGAGAAATTCAACAGCCGCTTCCGCAACAAGATGTTCTATGCTGGC ACCGCCTTCTCTGACTTCCTCATGGGCAGCTCTAAGGACCTGGCCAAGCACATCCGAGTGGTG TGTGATGGGGTGGACCTAACCCCCAAGATCCAGGACCTGAAGCCCCAGTGCATCGTTTTCCTGAACATCCCCAG GTACTGTGCAGGTACCATGCCTTGGGGCCACCCTGGTGAACACCAGGACTTTGAACCCCAGCGGCACGACGACGGCTACCTCGAGGTCATCGGCTTCACTATGACGTCCCTG GCAGCACTGCAGGTGGGCGGACACGGGGAGAGGCTGACGCAGTGCCGGGAGGTGCTGCTCACCACAGGCAAGGCCATCCCGGTGCAGGTGGACGGCGAGCCCTGCCGCCTGGCGGCCTCCCGCATCCGCATTGCCCTGCGGAACCAGGCCACCATGGTGCAGAAGGCCAAGCGGCGCAGCACGGCACCCCTGCGCAGCGA CCAGCAGCCGGTGCCGGAGCAGCTGCGGATCCAGGTGAGCCGTGTGAGCATGCATGACTATGAAGCACTGCACTATGACAAGGAGCAGCTCAAGGAGGCCT CTGTGCCCCTGGGCACCGTGGTGGTCCCTGGAGACAGCGACCTGGAGCTCTGCCGCACCCACATTGAGAGGCTCCAGCAG GAGCCCGAAGGAGCTGGAGCCAAGTCTCCCATGTGCCAGAAGCTGTCCCCCAAGTGGTGCTTCCTGGATG CCACCACCGCCAGCCGCTTCTACAGGATCGATCGGGCACAG GAACACCTGAACTATGTGACAGAAATTGCACAGGACGAGATTTACATCCTGGACCCTGAGCTGTTGGGCGCATCCGCACAGACtgatctccccacccccacctcccccctccccacctccccctgCTCCCCAACACCCCG GTCAGGACCAGGTGGTGACACGCCCCCTAGAG GTGAGGAGCTGGTGGAGGCTGCCCAGAGGAACGACTTCTGCAAG CTCCAGGAGCTGCACCGTGCCGGTGGTGACCTCCTGCATCGCGATGCTCACGGCCGCACCCTCCTGCACCACGCGGTCAGCAACGGCTGCAAGGAGGTGGTCCGCTACCTGCTGGATCATG CCCCCACAGAGATCCTTGATGCTGTGGAGGAAAA TGGGGAGACCTGTCTGCACCAGGCTGCGGCCCTGGGCCAGCGCACCATCTGCCACTACATCGTAGAAGCTGGGGCCTCCCTCATGAAGACAGACCAGCAG GGCGACACGCCCCGGCAGCGGGCAGAGAAGGCGCAGGACACGGAGCTGGCGGCCTACCTGGAGAAGCGGCAGCACTACCAGATGGTTCAGCGTGAGGACCAGGAGACTGCAGTGTAG